From a single Miscanthus floridulus cultivar M001 chromosome 8, ASM1932011v1, whole genome shotgun sequence genomic region:
- the LOC136475132 gene encoding phosphoenolpyruvate carboxylase kinase 2-like, giving the protein MTMSGTAEEALRREYVIGEEIGRGRFGTVRRCYAAATGEPFALKTTPKAALRELEADPLDLALAEQEPKVHLLASAASRHVVALHAAFEDADAVHLVLDLCPGGDLFALVSARGPLPEPEAAGLVAQLADALAGCHRRGVAHRDVKPDNLLFDASGALRLGDFGCADWFGDGRPLTGLVGTPYYVAPEVVAGKEYTEKVDVWSAGVVLYMMLSGTVPFSGATAGDIFQAVLRGNVRFPPRAFAAVSPEAKDLMRRMLCKDVWRRLSAEQVLRHPWIVTRGGSVAVN; this is encoded by the exons ATGACCATGAGCGGCACCGCGGAGGAGGCGTTGCGGCGGGAGTACGTGATCGGCGAGGAGATCGGGCGCGGGCGGTTCGGGACGGTCCGCCGCTGCTACGCCGCCGCCACGGGGGAGCCGTTCGCGCTCAAGACGACGCCCAAGGCGGCGCTGCGGGAGCTGGAGGCGGACCCGCTGGACCTGGCGCTGGCGGAGCAGGAGCCCAAGGTACACCTCCTGGCGTCGGCCGCCAGCCGCCACGTGGTCGCGCTCCACGCCGCCTTCGAGGACGCCGACGCCGTGCACCTGGTGCTGGACCTCTGCCCCGGCGGGGACCTGTTCGCGCTCGTCTCGGCCCGGGGCCCGCTCCCGGAGCCCGAGGCGGCGGGCCTCGTCGCGCAGCTCGCGGACGCGCTCGCGGGGTGCCACCGCCGCGGGGTCGCGCACCGCGACGTCAAGCCCGACAACCTCCTCTTCGACGCCAGCGGCGCGctcaggctcggggacttcggCTGCGCGGACTGGTTCGGGGACGGCAGGCCCTTGACGGGGCTGGTCGGGACGCCCTACTACGTCGCGCCCGAGGTGGTGGCCGGCAAGGAGTACACCGAGAAGGTGGACGTGTGGAGCGCCGGGGTCGTGCTCTACATGATGCTCTCCGGGACCGTGCCTTTCTCCGGCGCCACCGCGGGGGACATCTTCCAGGCCGTGCTCCGCGGCAACGTGCGATTCCCGCCGCGCGCCTTCGCcgccgtctcgcccgaggccaaGGACCTCATGCGCCGCATGCTCTGCAAGGACGTCTGGCGCAGGCTCTCCGCCGAGCAAGTCCTAA GGCACCCATGGATTGTGACTCGCGGCGGAAGTGTGGCGGTGAACTGA